In the Maribacter sp. MJ134 genome, one interval contains:
- a CDS encoding ribonuclease HII: MLKRFHRFPEEAGTDEAGRGCLAGPVTAAAVILPENFENIILNDSKQLSEVKRELLRPVIEFESSTYAVAHVYPVEIDEINILNASFLAMHKAIDQLKGHLKYIIVDGNRFKKYREVAHECIVKGDSKYMSIAAASVLAKTYRDEYMNQIHEEYPMYNWKKNKGYPTKEHREAIKRYGITKYHRKSFRLLPDQLTLEL; this comes from the coding sequence ATGCTTAAAAGATTCCACCGATTTCCAGAAGAAGCAGGAACTGATGAGGCAGGAAGGGGTTGTCTGGCAGGTCCGGTTACGGCAGCAGCTGTAATTTTACCCGAAAATTTCGAAAATATCATCTTAAACGATTCCAAACAACTATCAGAGGTCAAAAGGGAACTATTAAGACCCGTGATAGAATTCGAAAGCTCAACTTATGCCGTAGCCCATGTCTATCCTGTTGAAATCGATGAGATAAATATTCTGAACGCCTCTTTCCTAGCAATGCACAAAGCCATCGATCAATTAAAGGGCCATTTAAAATATATCATAGTAGACGGAAATAGATTTAAAAAATACCGCGAGGTTGCTCATGAATGTATCGTTAAAGGCGATTCTAAATACATGAGTATTGCCGCCGCTTCGGTCTTGGCTAAAACCTACCGCGATGAATACATGAATCAGATACACGAAGAGTACCCCATGTACAACTGGAAAAAAAACAAAGGTTATCCTACAAAAGAGCATAGGGAGGCGATTAAAAGATATGGTATAACAAAATATCACAGAAAAAGCTTTAGACTACTTCCGGACCAACTAACACTTGAACTCTAA
- a CDS encoding ribonuclease HII: MRSYLSLLLVVLLFTGCNPERTDEASFLSLVPENSALLLKIDALEALENDMAENSIVSEMRKEVFAKAIAEKMRPLNYLEGETSGLLTLSISDTTNFDFTFIITDSTATIDLDSIINKTVESISYQNYSFKKYQIEETTFFSSNIRGADVLSSSQQILENIIENLDANNFPSPLEKLYKITNAHGQHHLWVNLNEVDALLNHLFNETDDIQKLSEYADWVSLDINLDNDGVLLNGIGIANDSTDYLSLFSGTKPKPSITPALVPKDVSIFKSYNVTDYPLFALNREKYLNSSMVEDSLLNTIEEIGLAEVNNEQIVLLQTFGTATIDDYLTTIISSSIEYQGSEVLKIQPTSFLTDYLHPIITDFNPSYASIIENTFVFSATEETIKKVISSNKSGEVLYNTTLLKNTQDITTSASSIFTVASSIGLQKSLSEYNLNEIGNFLKRTNLKDYVFGSQIVADNAFFHASYFAKKISKKPSNRGVVSLFDFQTDAAIATTPQFVKNHRTNKQEIIVQDENNVLYLISNKGKIIWKKELASAVQGKIHQIDIYKNGKLQLAFTTNNEFLVLDRNGKEVQPFAIKHEGGNLNPLAVFDYDGKKDYRFVVTQGTRVFMYNNKGKIVSGFKYKKAESDILGPPQHFRINRKDYLCFKLANGQLKLLNRVGNVRVRVTEKIDFSENDIKLYKNKFSLTTAKGVLYQIDAGGKIEKTNLNLNADHGMDATSKTLSIINDNILRIREKKVALDLGVYAPPVIFYLNDKIYVSVTDIQNQKSYLFDSQAKAIADFPVQGSSMADMADIDNDRKPEIVIKNQENSIIVYKLH; encoded by the coding sequence ATGAGGTCTTACTTGTCACTCTTATTAGTCGTTTTGCTCTTTACGGGTTGTAACCCAGAAAGAACCGATGAAGCTTCTTTTTTAAGTCTCGTTCCTGAAAATTCGGCGCTTTTGCTCAAAATCGACGCGCTAGAGGCTTTAGAAAATGACATGGCCGAGAATAGCATTGTTTCCGAAATGAGGAAAGAAGTATTTGCCAAAGCAATTGCTGAAAAAATGAGACCTCTTAACTATCTCGAAGGCGAAACATCTGGCCTGTTAACCCTTTCGATTTCTGATACTACCAATTTTGACTTCACTTTCATTATCACCGATTCTACGGCAACAATTGATTTGGATTCCATAATAAACAAAACAGTGGAATCCATTTCTTATCAGAACTACAGCTTTAAGAAGTACCAAATTGAGGAAACTACTTTTTTTTCTTCCAATATAAGAGGAGCGGACGTATTGAGCTCCTCACAACAAATACTTGAAAATATTATTGAAAATTTAGACGCCAACAATTTTCCTTCTCCGTTGGAAAAACTTTACAAAATAACAAATGCTCATGGACAACACCATCTCTGGGTTAACTTAAACGAAGTAGATGCACTTTTAAATCATTTATTCAATGAAACCGATGATATCCAAAAATTGTCTGAATATGCCGACTGGGTTTCCCTTGACATTAATCTAGATAATGATGGCGTATTATTAAACGGCATCGGAATAGCCAACGACTCCACCGATTACCTAAGTCTATTTTCAGGGACTAAACCTAAACCTAGCATCACACCCGCACTCGTACCTAAAGATGTTTCAATTTTTAAATCGTACAATGTAACGGACTATCCACTTTTTGCGCTAAACCGAGAAAAATATTTGAACAGCAGTATGGTTGAAGATTCTCTTCTTAATACCATTGAAGAAATAGGACTAGCAGAAGTTAATAATGAGCAGATAGTTCTATTACAGACTTTTGGCACTGCTACCATAGACGACTATCTTACGACCATTATAAGTAGTTCTATTGAATACCAAGGAAGTGAAGTCTTAAAAATTCAGCCTACTAGCTTCCTAACCGATTATCTTCACCCTATTATTACCGATTTTAATCCTAGTTACGCCAGCATTATAGAAAATACCTTTGTTTTTTCAGCTACAGAAGAGACAATAAAAAAAGTGATTAGCAGCAACAAAAGCGGCGAAGTACTTTACAATACAACCTTACTTAAAAACACCCAAGATATTACCACTTCGGCTTCTTCCATATTCACTGTAGCGTCCTCAATAGGCCTGCAAAAGAGTCTAAGCGAATATAATTTAAATGAGATAGGCAACTTTCTAAAAAGAACCAACTTAAAGGACTATGTATTTGGCTCTCAGATAGTAGCGGATAATGCCTTCTTTCATGCAAGTTATTTCGCAAAAAAAATCAGCAAAAAACCATCTAATCGTGGTGTTGTTTCCCTGTTTGATTTTCAAACCGATGCAGCCATTGCCACGACTCCCCAGTTCGTAAAAAATCATAGGACCAACAAACAAGAAATCATTGTACAGGATGAAAACAATGTCCTTTACCTTATATCCAACAAAGGAAAAATCATCTGGAAAAAAGAGCTAGCGAGTGCCGTTCAGGGTAAAATACATCAAATTGATATTTATAAAAACGGAAAACTTCAATTGGCTTTCACCACCAATAACGAATTCCTGGTTCTAGACAGAAATGGTAAGGAAGTGCAGCCATTTGCCATTAAACATGAAGGTGGTAACCTCAACCCTTTAGCCGTATTTGACTATGACGGTAAAAAGGACTATCGTTTTGTAGTAACCCAAGGAACAAGGGTTTTTATGTATAATAATAAAGGTAAGATCGTTTCGGGTTTTAAATATAAAAAGGCCGAAAGTGATATTCTCGGCCCTCCCCAACATTTTAGAATCAACAGAAAGGACTATTTATGTTTTAAATTGGCCAATGGCCAGCTCAAACTACTTAACCGTGTGGGAAATGTAAGGGTCAGAGTTACTGAAAAAATAGACTTTTCGGAAAATGACATCAAACTGTATAAAAATAAATTCTCCCTAACCACAGCAAAGGGTGTGCTCTACCAAATAGACGCCGGTGGTAAAATAGAAAAAACGAACCTGAACCTTAATGCGGACCACGGTATGGATGCCACATCTAAGACCTTGTCCATTATCAATGATAATATCCTGCGTATACGAGAAAAAAAGGTAGCCTTGGATTTAGGGGTTTATGCACCACCGGTTATCTTTTATTTAAACGATAAGATTTATGTATCGGTTACAGATATTCAAAATCAAAAATCTTACTTATTCGATAGTCAGGCCAAAGCTATAGCGGACTTTCCTGTGCAAGGTTCCTCTATGGCTGATATGGCTGACATTGATAATGATAGAAAACCTGAAATAGTCATTAAAAATCAGGAAAACTCCATTATCGTGTACAAATTACATTGA